The following are encoded together in the Leuconostoc mesenteroides subsp. mesenteroides ATCC 8293 genome:
- a CDS encoding ROK family protein: protein MKKSDHLTIRDHNQRLVLQALFNADETSRAQLAIDLNLNKSTISSIYRDLDEKGFIESLGDGETSETGGRKAKLIRFNRRYGYVISFDMGRHHLRTALVQVGGAVIMKQNTAVDGMSVLQVTELMISQIKKYKNNKNGTLNGLMGISVGIHGVVENNKVQYSPFFDYSQLDMTVELENVSGVRVVLENEANFAATYMRDYHDYRKSDHYNNMVVLNIHYGIGAGIIINGELYRGIQGRTGEIGRSVIETSTGETVRIEDLYSEDAMLRRTAERTGLIVQDRDRFIQLRKEQPETVSLLLDEWVRGISRVAFNLVQTLAPEALFIHSRFIAEMPDLLERVIVAYQMLNPINQSEILFANHSVYDATLLGGASSIAREVLDLDGLSLSFRL, encoded by the coding sequence ATGAAAAAGTCAGATCATCTAACTATTCGTGATCATAATCAGCGCTTAGTTTTACAAGCGCTTTTTAATGCTGACGAAACATCCCGGGCGCAATTAGCTATTGATTTAAACTTAAATAAATCGACAATCAGCTCTATTTACCGCGATTTGGATGAGAAAGGCTTTATTGAAAGCCTTGGTGATGGTGAAACTTCCGAGACAGGAGGCCGTAAAGCAAAGCTGATTCGGTTTAATCGACGTTATGGGTACGTCATTTCTTTTGATATGGGGCGACATCATTTGCGGACAGCACTGGTTCAGGTTGGTGGAGCAGTGATTATGAAACAAAATACTGCTGTGGACGGCATGAGCGTATTACAAGTAACTGAGCTAATGATATCTCAGATTAAAAAGTATAAGAATAATAAAAATGGTACCTTGAACGGGCTGATGGGAATATCAGTTGGTATCCATGGTGTCGTTGAAAATAACAAGGTACAATATTCCCCTTTTTTCGATTACTCACAACTAGACATGACAGTAGAACTTGAAAACGTCAGTGGCGTACGTGTGGTTTTGGAAAACGAAGCCAATTTTGCGGCCACCTATATGCGCGATTATCATGATTATCGCAAGTCTGATCATTATAATAATATGGTTGTTTTAAACATTCACTATGGGATTGGCGCTGGGATTATAATTAATGGTGAGTTGTATCGAGGGATACAGGGTCGAACCGGTGAGATAGGTCGTAGTGTGATTGAAACAAGTACAGGTGAGACAGTTAGAATTGAAGATTTATATTCTGAAGATGCTATGTTACGAAGAACTGCCGAACGAACTGGGTTGATTGTTCAAGATAGGGATCGATTCATTCAACTGAGAAAAGAACAACCAGAGACTGTTAGTTTGTTGCTTGATGAGTGGGTTCGTGGTATTTCACGAGTGGCATTTAATTTAGTGCAAACACTGGCACCGGAAGCTTTATTCATTCATTCACGTTTTATTGCTGAAATGCCTGACTTATTAGAGCGCGTGATTGTGGCTTATCAAATGTTAAATCCAATCAATCAGTCCGAGATATTATTTGCAAATCACTCAGTATACGATGCAACATTATTAGGTGGGGCATCGAGCATTGCCAGAGAAGTATTAGATTTAGACGGTTTGTCGCTTAGTTTTAGGCTATAA
- the xylA gene encoding xylose isomerase, protein MAELFDFPQVTFVGIQSLQAGDGFHYYNPDEIVKGKKMSDWLKFSVTYWHTMDQRLVDPFGEGTAVRPWDNQGKPDSMEQALAKVDYLFEFLEKTDVNYFAFHDRDLAPEGHTLAETNKNLDQVIDKIEQKIHETGKKLLWNTSSLFTNKRFLAGGATTPFAEVFAYAAGQIKHSLDIAKRLGSESYVFWGGREGYDFLLNTDTKRELDHIAAFFKLAKDYANEIGYQGQFLIEPKPKEPTQHQYDFDVQTTIAFLKTYGLEDTFKLNLEGNHAYLAGHTYEHEVRFAREAGLLGSLDANMGDKLTGWDIDEFPNDVYEATLVMYEFLKNGGLPTGGLNFDSKARRQSFQADDLFYAHIAGMDTYAAGLKVAAKLIDDQVIENVLKERYASFDSGIGADFEAGKVTLKELATYIENKTDEEINATLKSGRQERIKQTLNNYIFSVLGS, encoded by the coding sequence ATGGCAGAACTTTTTGATTTTCCCCAAGTAACATTTGTAGGAATACAATCATTACAAGCGGGTGATGGATTTCATTATTATAATCCAGATGAAATAGTTAAAGGTAAGAAAATGAGTGACTGGCTAAAGTTTTCAGTGACTTATTGGCATACAATGGACCAACGCTTAGTAGACCCATTTGGTGAAGGAACAGCAGTCCGGCCGTGGGACAATCAAGGTAAACCAGATTCAATGGAGCAAGCATTAGCGAAGGTTGATTATTTGTTTGAGTTTTTGGAAAAAACTGACGTTAATTACTTTGCCTTTCATGATCGTGATCTTGCACCTGAAGGTCATACACTTGCCGAAACAAATAAAAATTTAGATCAAGTTATTGACAAAATTGAACAAAAAATACATGAAACAGGTAAAAAACTTTTATGGAATACTTCATCACTATTTACGAATAAACGTTTTTTGGCTGGTGGCGCAACTACACCATTTGCTGAGGTATTTGCTTATGCAGCTGGACAAATTAAGCATTCATTAGATATTGCCAAGCGCTTAGGATCAGAATCATATGTTTTCTGGGGCGGACGAGAAGGCTACGACTTTCTATTAAATACTGACACCAAACGTGAATTAGACCATATTGCAGCATTCTTTAAGCTAGCTAAGGATTATGCAAATGAAATTGGTTATCAGGGACAATTCTTGATTGAACCCAAGCCCAAAGAACCAACACAGCATCAATATGATTTTGATGTGCAAACAACAATTGCTTTCTTGAAAACTTATGGATTAGAGGATACATTCAAGTTGAACTTGGAAGGCAATCACGCCTACTTAGCTGGTCACACGTATGAGCATGAAGTGAGATTTGCGCGAGAGGCTGGTTTGTTAGGGTCATTAGATGCTAACATGGGTGATAAGCTCACTGGTTGGGACATTGATGAATTTCCAAATGATGTTTATGAGGCGACCTTAGTAATGTATGAATTCTTGAAAAACGGGGGTCTACCAACTGGTGGTTTGAATTTTGATTCGAAAGCACGCCGTCAAAGTTTCCAAGCTGACGATTTGTTCTACGCGCATATTGCTGGTATGGATACTTATGCTGCTGGCTTGAAAGTTGCTGCTAAGCTAATTGATGACCAAGTGATTGAAAATGTTCTGAAAGAGCGGTATGCTTCATTTGATTCGGGTATTGGCGCTGATTTTGAAGCTGGGAAAGTTACCTTAAAAGAATTGGCCACCTATATTGAAAATAAAACAGATGAAGAAATCAACGCAACCCTCAAGTCAGGTCGCCAAGAACGAATCAAACAAACATTGAATAATTACATTTTTTCTGTACTTGGATCTTAA